The DNA segment AGGTTATAAGAAAGCCAAGAGAATTACCTAAGAATAAAATTGAGTTCCAGGTTACTGCTTCACCTCTAAACACTTCAGCTTGAACACATCCACAAAACAAGAATTATTCTTACAGGGGAAAACTGCACATCTTGCAATAAGCAATCAGGAAAACTTAATGGATTTGACGTTACCTACTCAGTGAAAGCTTTAAGAATGGAAAGTGTCTCGTTATCAATCTCAACTTTATCTTCATCCATCATTTTAAGGATATGGAAAGGTGGTTTGTTGGCAGAAAGGTGCATTCTAAGCAATACTTTATACAATGATAAACTAACAAGACCTAAATTATGGATATCTGTAATATACTTGTCTGCATATTCAAGATTCCCATCTTTCTCCAAATACTCTGCAATGGCTAACACAATTCCATGCGGCGGCCTCCAATGGCAATCTTTCATCATAGCCAAAGCTCTTTTCATGGTAATAATAGCCTCATCCATTTTTTGCCAATTCACATATCCTTCCATAAGAATTTCCAACGTCTTATAGTTTGGACAACCACCCTTCTGCAATGTGTGAAGATGTAATGATTCAGCTTCTTCCATTAATCCATTCCGGACATATGCACCCAAAAGAACATTAGAGACTCTGATATCGTACTTCTGACAATTAGATTCCCATTCTAAGAAGATTCTCTTGGCTTGTACAATGTCCCCAAGCTTCACCAAGCATGTTAGTATACAAATGTAGTTGGCACAACTGATTCTTCCACGAACTGCCTTACTAGCTTCCCATAACCGCAAGACTCCTTCCTTATCCTTCAAAGAAGCATATAGTGTTATGAGGAAGAAGTGACCAAGACGGTTACAAGTAGATAGTTTCTTTTCAGCATCTTTGAGAACCAGAATGGCCTTCTTAGATTGTCCTGCTTTCTTATAAGCATTGGCTAATGTAGCAAGACTGCCCCATCCCACTTCAACATTCCTGTCATTTAGCATTTGTCTGAAAACTGTCTCCACTGCTGCAACCACATATCCTTCTTCCTCACTACAAGCATTCATCCAAAGGTTGTAGGACAGAACATTGCAGGGTATTTTATTTCGCTTCATTTGCTGGATAACAAGGGGTACCTTCCTGTACTCACATG comes from the Glycine soja cultivar W05 chromosome 6, ASM419377v2, whole genome shotgun sequence genome and includes:
- the LOC114415283 gene encoding pentatricopeptide repeat-containing protein At5g27460-like isoform X2 translates to MASRFLSAGIRRFVFGARTLCSSEASRASAFPMPFARKFKFSKQSPLPALQNWVDQGNDVSPFQLRSIARTLVKSKLYHHALEVFEWIKNQKNFHMIPADHAMKLELIIENHGLMEAEEYFMNLPDSAAKKAACLILLRGYVRDRDTSKAETFMLKLYELGLVVSPHPFNEMMKLYLVTCEYRKVPLVIQQMKRNKIPCNVLSYNLWMNACSEEEGYVVAAVETVFRQMLNDRNVEVGWGSLATLANAYKKAGQSKKAILVLKDAEKKLSTCNRLGHFFLITLYASLKDKEGVLRLWEASKAVRGRISCANYICILTCLVKLGDIVQAKRIFLEWESNCQKYDIRVSNVLLGAYVRNGLMEEAESLHLHTLQKGGCPNYKTLEILMEGYVNWQKMDEAIITMKRALAMMKDCHWRPPHGIVLAIAEYLEKDGNLEYADKYITDIHNLGLVSLSLYKVLLRMHLSANKPPFHILKMMDEDKVEIDNETLSILKAFTD
- the LOC114415283 gene encoding pentatricopeptide repeat-containing protein At5g27460-like isoform X1, whose product is MASRFLSAGIRRFVFGARTLCSSEASRASAFPMPFARKFKFSKQSPLPALQNWVDQGNDVSPFQLRSIARTLVKSKLYHHALEVFEWIKNQKNFHMIPADHAMKLELIIENHGLMEAEEYFMNLPDSAAKKAACLILLRGYVRDRDTSKAETFMLKLYELGLVVSPHPFNEMMKLYLVTCEYRKVPLVIQQMKRNKIPCNVLSYNLWMNACSEEEGYVVAAVETVFRQMLNDRNVEVGWGSLATLANAYKKAGQSKKAILVLKDAEKKLSTCNRLGHFFLITLYASLKDKEGVLRLWEASKAVRGRISCANYICILTCLVKLGDIVQAKRIFLEWESNCQKYDIRVSNVLLGAYVRNGLMEEAESLHLHTLQKGGCPNYKTLEILMEGYVNWQKMDEAIITMKRALAMMKDCHWRPPHGIVLAIAEYLEKDGNLEYADKYITDIHNLGLVSLSLYKVLLRMHLSANKPPFHILKMMDEDKVEIDNETLSILKAFTE